The Falco biarmicus isolate bFalBia1 chromosome 7, bFalBia1.pri, whole genome shotgun sequence genome contains the following window.
GAACTGAGATTCtgaaagggggggaaaaaatatcacatAAAGTATTGTTATAATAGTGAGTGCTATAGTAAGAATGTATTGATCTAAATATGGTTCTGTATATAGTCTATATTTACTTTTCCTTAATATAGGATAATTCATTTGAGTTTGAAAAACGTCGAAATGAACCAGTGAAATACCAAAGAGAGTTGTGGAACAAGACTGGtgagtcatttaaaaaaaacaaaaaatgaactGTGGGGAGTGAACTTGTACTCTACATgaatatgttttcagaagacttCTTAGAGTATTAATACTTTTTAGTGATTGTGTTTGAAATTACAGGAATCATGACTAAATTTTTATGTTGAGGAGGTTTGAATTGTGAACAGGTGTGgagtttcccttttttttccgcccccccccaaaCTTTAGAAAATGAGGTGCTGCATTCCTCTATTTTGAATTACTAAGGTTTTTTGAAGATAGTGGTTCTCCAGCTTTTTAAGAGGCTCTGAGTTTGAACCTTTTATACTGATGCAGTTGGTTCTTTGTTCCTGCTCATTCTGCTTCAGTTTTAATggatcatatatatatatatatatatatatatatatggaagaGTTACTTACATCATGAATGAATACCATAAATGAGAAGGTGGTAACTTGCATCTGATTTCAAGTAGAGTGTCTTTTGTAGCGATGGTTAACTGTAGAAAATAGGTGTAGGCACAAAAGTGGAAGCATGAAtaagttttaaaacacagttcaTTATCGTTGTACACAGAATATTCCCCTACCCTGCTCACCGAAGAAGGAATAACTTCCTTTACATAGTGTTATGTGTTACCTCTGATATAGAGGTATTATGGAATCCTGGTAGTGTTGCTCTGCAAAATAACATGTATTTTCAGCTGTAGGTATGTAAGCACATTTAAAAcaacttctgctttatttcagttGATGCAATGAAGAGAGTGgaggaaataaagcaaaaacgCCAAGCTAGATATATCATGAACAGGTGAGGAGAAATGTTTGTATTATGGGAGCGCTTGCAAATTGTATTAAGACAGTCAGCCTTTCTGGAGAAAGGATCAGAAGTTGTGAATGGCTGTTTGCCTTGTACATACACAGTCATCCAAGCAATGCGATAAAATAGTTTGAATGGGCTCTACTGTGCTACCAAACCACTACACTTTATTGGCTGTCCAGTGAAATGTAACTTCTGGACACTTGATAACAGTTAcgttttcttgttttccttctttgtaaCAAGGACTCTTAGATTTGAACAGATTTCTGGTAAGAGTTGATacagtgctggtttttttttttctgattttgtgtcCAATATATGCTTGAATTGGTTTTCAGATACTTCTATTACCTTGATTTCTTTATAATCATAGTTATTTACAGTTTACATACCTTTAGCTACAGATTTGTCGTGcgttaaaatgaaaacatacatCTCCTCTTTGAAAGTagttaaatttaattttctcactCCCCAGATTAAAGAAGAGCAAAGAGTTGCAGAAGGCAGAAGACATCAAAGAAGTCAAACAGAATATCCACCTTCTTCGTGCTCCACATGCAGGTAAGAACTTGCTTTACCTGGTTTGCTTAGGTTAACTTGTGTATACAATTTTATTGATGGATattggtattatttttttttatatgactAATTCTACAGATCaataactgcttttttcttgcagttaaTTTGTCTATTGAATATGGAGAACAGCTCTTATCATTAATTGTAAGCAGCGTAGTGCTCATCCAAATTACCTTTTGATTTATCTAGTCCTGCGTTTGCCCTGTCTTTTCCTTATTTGAATGATTTGCACTACACTCAATACCTGGTACTCTATGAACTGCGTATTTGTTAACCAATACGTTTATTTAAGTCTCCCCTTTGAACTGATTATTTGAACTCAACAGGCTATACTAATGATTGATATAAGATACAGTagttaaattctgctttttgaaTTTGTTAGCTAATTGTGACAATAGTTTTTTTGTAGTTTACTGCATATAATGAAACTTacatgaaaatactgttttcttcagtgtaagcctaacatttgttttttaaaatagcatggTAACTTTACAGATTTTCACTCGAATCTGTGCCTAGTTCACATATAATAATGTATGTTTTTTCGTTAGTGAACAGAGTTTTTCAGTTTGAGAAACCTGTTACTCCTAAATAATTTCCTGgtttctaaaatattaaaagtagtAGCTTCTGTTAGATGatgttaataaaaatgaagtgtaaaggtgattattttttaaaatacagttaatgGAATAGAGTAATGGAGATAAATACGTTACTGTTAGTTATTGTGTATTTACCAGTGATTTTTGTCTCCCTGGATGTAGGTGTGACACATTATTAGACATGAGAAatctgttgtgtgttttttcttcttgtttgcaTTAACTATAGTCTGAGATGGTATATATTTGAAACAAGGTCTTGACAGGATATATTTAAACTTTGATTTAAACTGTCCCTTGTTTTTTgggtgaagaaaaagaaaaaagatgtgaaTTTAAAGGAATAAACCTGAGTgtatatttcttttgtttggctttgcatATGTTAAATAAATGACGCACAGTAGCATGTAGTCCATCTGTTTGTCAAACATCAGCtacattttcagtgctgtgcagtTCCTGCTGGGCCTTAAAGACAGCAGAATCAAGTAGCAatcctggattatttttttggtagtaTTATTGAGAGTTAACACTTTTGCCATCCAGCACAGCATTCAGGAGGGCTTAAATctttagtgtaaaaactaatgTGGTGAAGGCCACTGATCTGTTAGAAGTAATGTGTTATTATAGTCCTTTGCAAAGTTCTGCTAGGTATTACCAGCTATATCAAAGTTCATTGTactatattaaaaatgtgtttgactGCATTTTAGATTTTGtgtaaaaacagcagcagcttttctgtcaaaatgtttcttcagtaGTTTTAGGTGATGATGGAGGTTAGCAGTAAATACTTGTAAGCTTGATGGGTTTACTCCTAAACAACTCTTTAAGCAATATATTTAGAGTGTTTTGCCTAGAATAAACACATGTATTGTTCAAAGAATAGTTACTTGGGTTCAGAGAGACaccatgaaattaatttttctttgctttgaaggCACACCAAAACAGCTGGAGGACAAAATGGTGCAGAAACTACAAGAGGACGTGGCTATGGAAGAAGActcttaaaatgcttttattttctatttatatttcttcagtAGTTAACAGTTCCTTACTGCATCACCTGACATCATTCAGAACTGTGCTTACagttgaagaaaaatacattttaataaatagtGGTCATTTACAGTTTGAATGATTTTTGGGTTTATATAATATTACAAGATGGATACTGGTTTGGACAGTACTTAAAATTTGAGAAAACCTTGTCAGCTGGATGGAGAATAAGGCATATTGTTTGAGATACTGTGTGCTCCTTGGAAAGTTAACACTTTCTTTCTGGGTAAATTTTCCCTGAAAATTCAAGGAATAAAAGATGTTGGCCCTGAGCTTTCCTTATTTTGTCTGTTGTTCTTTCATAGTGgtaaaagcagataaaaatgtAGCTTAATGGTTACAGGATGTGGCAGgttgtattattttctttcagtccaGTGCAGTCTAGACTGTTTTCACACTTGTGATTGGGCaagtttttcagtttgttaTCAATGTTTGTATTGTTTGTTTCATCTCCTTTTTAAGTCAGCTTCCCCAGAATTATATTGCAGTTGACACTGAAGCCTGGCAAAGCTAGCATTGATGTAGGACTTACTGCTGTTTTTGGAAAACAGTAGTGGTGATAGCATCCAGTCTGAAGTTGGACCTGCCATCCTTCTGACCTACTGAAGTTCAAATCTAACATGTAATCAGGCTGATTGAGATGCTCAATTAATCACACTTTTGACTGTTTTTAC
Protein-coding sequences here:
- the RSL24D1 gene encoding probable ribosome biogenesis protein RLP24, which translates into the protein MRIEKCYFCSGPIYPGHGVMFVRNDCKIFRFCKSKCHRNFKKKRNPRKMRWTKAFRKASGKELTVDNSFEFEKRRNEPVKYQRELWNKTVDAMKRVEEIKQKRQARYIMNRLKKSKELQKAEDIKEVKQNIHLLRAPHAGTPKQLEDKMVQKLQEDVAMEEDS